In Kineococcus sp. NBC_00420, a single genomic region encodes these proteins:
- a CDS encoding ABC transporter ATP-binding protein — protein sequence MFCEQPSEASATAELPPFVEVQDACKTYPTREGVVHALDHVALQVPRGRFVSVIGPSGCGKSTLLRMIAGLEQPDGGSVRICGRSAAEAGADKMIGFVPQVPALLPWLDVLGNVQVLDKVNRAGTARRRRSTPSTPGAPGLASDPVALLTRLGLGDVLHRKPRALSGGMQQRTAIARAFALQPDVLLMDEPFSALDEFTREAAQLQLLDVWQELRTTVVFVTHSIAEAVLLSDTVVVMAARPGRIAGVVEIGLDRPRHHGLLDSAGMHEHEHRIRQVLETAWNPLDPSQDVA from the coding sequence GGTCCAGGACGCCTGCAAGACGTACCCGACCCGCGAGGGTGTCGTCCACGCCCTCGACCACGTCGCCCTGCAGGTGCCGCGGGGACGCTTCGTCAGCGTCATCGGCCCCTCCGGCTGCGGGAAGTCGACGCTGCTGCGGATGATCGCCGGCCTCGAGCAGCCCGACGGCGGGTCGGTCCGGATCTGCGGGCGCAGCGCCGCCGAGGCGGGGGCGGACAAGATGATCGGTTTCGTCCCGCAGGTCCCCGCGCTGCTGCCGTGGCTCGACGTCCTCGGCAACGTCCAGGTCCTGGACAAGGTGAACCGCGCGGGCACGGCACGCCGTCGCCGCAGCACGCCCAGCACTCCCGGTGCGCCCGGACTGGCCTCCGACCCGGTGGCCCTGCTCACCCGCCTCGGCCTCGGTGACGTCCTGCACCGCAAACCCCGCGCGCTCTCGGGGGGCATGCAGCAGCGGACGGCCATCGCCCGCGCCTTCGCCCTCCAGCCCGACGTCCTGCTCATGGACGAACCGTTCTCGGCCCTCGACGAGTTCACCCGCGAGGCCGCCCAGCTGCAACTGCTCGACGTGTGGCAGGAACTGCGGACGACGGTCGTCTTCGTCACCCACTCCATCGCCGAAGCCGTCCTGCTCTCCGACACCGTCGTCGTGATGGCCGCCCGGCCGGGGCGCATCGCGGGCGTCGTCGAGATCGGGCTGGACCGGCCCCGCCACCACGGGTTGCTGGACTCCGCGGGCATGCACGAGCACGAGCACCGGATCCGCCAGGTCCTCGAGACCGCGTGGAACCCCCTCGACCCCTCGCAGGACGTCGCGTGA